From Mauremys mutica isolate MM-2020 ecotype Southern unplaced genomic scaffold, ASM2049712v1 Super-Scaffold_100365, whole genome shotgun sequence, the proteins below share one genomic window:
- the LOC123361112 gene encoding dolichyl-diphosphooligosaccharide--protein glycosyltransferase subunit DAD1-like has product MSGAAGSGGGSVGSVVRRFLAEYSSGTASRLKVLDAYLLYVLLSGALQFGYCLGVGTFPFNSFLSSFISAVGSIILGVCLRIQINPQNKGDFQAISPERAFADFLFASTILHLVVINFVG; this is encoded by the coding sequence ATGTCGGGCGCGGCGGGGTCCGGCGGGGGCTCGGTGGGCTCCGTGGTGCGGCGCTTCCTGGCCGAGTACAGCAGCGGCACCGCCAGCCGCCTCAAGGTGCTGGACGCGTATCTGCTCTACGTGCTGCTGAGCGGCGCGCTGCAGTTCGGCTACTGCCTGGGCGTGGGCACCTTCCCCTTCAACTCCTTCCTCAGCAGCTTCATCTCGGCCGTGGGCAGCATCATCCTGGGCGTTTGCCTGAGGATCCAGATCAATCCACAGAACAAAGGCGACTTCCAGGCCATCTCTCCAGAACGGGCCTTCGCCGACTTCCTCTTCGCCAGCACCATCCTGCACCTCGTTGTCATCAACTTCGTGGGCTGA